Proteins found in one Geomonas subterranea genomic segment:
- a CDS encoding pseudouridine synthase: protein MQERLQKILSQAGIASRRESETIIAAGRVAVNGVVVTELGTKADPDTDTITVDGKSITVTEQRVYLLLYKPVGYMTTMKDPEGRPIVTDLLKGIKERVYPVGRLDYNTEGLLLLTNDGAFANMLMHPSHEVDKGYLVRVSGQVSAEQIRRLAEGVKLEDGMTAPAKVLPVSESENNSWISITIHEGRYRQVRRMCEAVGLNVVRLKRSRYDFLVIGDMKPGDFRHLTADEVAKLRRKTVPTGTGRGPRKTGVVARRKVTPRR from the coding sequence ATGCAGGAGCGTTTACAGAAGATACTTTCACAGGCCGGAATCGCCTCGCGCCGCGAGTCTGAAACCATAATCGCCGCGGGGAGGGTGGCCGTCAACGGCGTCGTGGTCACCGAACTTGGGACCAAGGCCGACCCCGATACCGATACCATCACCGTGGACGGCAAGTCCATCACCGTGACCGAGCAGCGGGTCTACCTGCTCCTCTACAAACCGGTCGGCTACATGACCACCATGAAGGACCCGGAAGGGCGCCCCATCGTCACCGATCTGCTGAAGGGGATCAAGGAGCGCGTCTATCCCGTCGGCCGCCTCGACTACAACACCGAAGGGCTGTTGCTTTTGACCAACGACGGGGCCTTCGCCAACATGCTGATGCACCCAAGCCACGAGGTGGACAAGGGTTATCTCGTGCGGGTGAGCGGGCAGGTTTCGGCCGAGCAGATCCGGAGGCTTGCCGAGGGGGTGAAACTCGAGGACGGCATGACCGCGCCGGCCAAGGTCCTTCCGGTGAGTGAAAGCGAGAACAACTCCTGGATATCCATCACCATCCACGAGGGACGCTACCGCCAGGTGCGTCGCATGTGCGAGGCCGTCGGGCTGAACGTGGTGCGTCTGAAGAGGTCGCGCTATGACTTTCTCGTGATCGGCGACATGAAACCGGGCGACTTCAGGCACCTCACCGCCGACGAGGTGGCGAAACTCCGGCGGAAAACGGTTCCCACCGGCACCGGGCGAGGCCCGAGGAAAACGGGAGTGGTGGCGAGACGGAAGGTTACGCCGCGTAGATGA
- a CDS encoding 2-oxoacid:acceptor oxidoreductase family protein produces MRKDVLIAGFGGQGVLLAGNLLSYAAIDEGKNVSYFPAYGVEKRGGSATCTVVIADGAVGSPVVGQPSVLVVLNQASLERFGARVRPGGILIVNSSLVDVSALNRTDIQVVTVPMNEIATELGDLRMVNMVAVGAYVALTGAVQLPSLVSALSQALPERNHRFIPANVKAIETGAEAARAKKEA; encoded by the coding sequence ATGCGTAAAGATGTCTTGATAGCAGGGTTCGGTGGCCAGGGTGTCCTTCTGGCCGGCAACCTGCTCTCCTATGCGGCGATAGATGAAGGTAAAAATGTAAGCTACTTTCCCGCCTACGGGGTCGAGAAGCGGGGCGGTTCGGCCACCTGCACGGTGGTGATCGCCGACGGCGCGGTCGGCTCGCCCGTGGTGGGGCAGCCCTCGGTGCTGGTGGTGCTGAACCAGGCCTCCCTGGAGCGTTTCGGCGCCCGGGTCCGCCCGGGTGGCATTCTCATCGTGAACTCCTCGCTGGTCGACGTCTCGGCCCTGAACCGCACCGACATCCAGGTCGTGACGGTTCCCATGAACGAGATAGCAACCGAACTGGGCGATCTCAGGATGGTGAACATGGTGGCGGTGGGGGCCTATGTCGCCCTTACCGGCGCGGTGCAGCTCCCCTCCCTCGTCTCGGCGCTCTCCCAGGCGCTCCCCGAGCGCAACCACAGGTTCATCCCGGCCAACGTCAAGGCGATAGAAACTGGCGCAGAGGCGGCAAGGGCGAAAAAAGAAGCTTGA
- a CDS encoding DUF445 domain-containing protein, with the protein MDTRQLALKKNKAVAGALLVGAALLFIVARFNHGTGPWAWVAAFAEAAMVGALADWFAVVALFRHPLGLPIPHTAIVAEKKESIADNMGRFIQEKFLATEVLVERMREFDPARHLCNYLLDRDNAAGLARGITRVISESIDFLEDERVSKVVSAALGDRIDRFDAATSAANLFDSLRKDSRHQVVLDELLKRLGGWLATPESQEKVAVALDNWVDAEYPLLSKFIPNRPQFSRNAGEKIVKKVSGFLDAVNADPTHELRHEFDRAVSDFIVRLRHDEGMREKVAELKRELVDNQQLSHYAKGLVSDLKNWMVQDLDREHSSIQKKIADAAVALGNTLSQCGELGDSINEHLEGVVRKYAGDLRSGLARHISGTVKEWENEEFINEIELSIGSDLQFIRMNGTLVGGMIGILLHAASLVIG; encoded by the coding sequence ATGGATACCAGACAACTCGCACTAAAAAAGAACAAGGCCGTTGCCGGCGCCCTATTGGTGGGTGCCGCCCTGCTTTTCATCGTGGCCCGGTTTAACCACGGCACCGGCCCCTGGGCCTGGGTCGCCGCCTTCGCGGAGGCAGCCATGGTCGGCGCTTTGGCGGACTGGTTCGCCGTCGTCGCCCTGTTCCGGCACCCGCTGGGGCTCCCCATCCCGCACACCGCCATCGTCGCGGAGAAGAAGGAGAGTATCGCCGACAACATGGGGCGGTTCATACAGGAGAAGTTTCTCGCCACCGAGGTGCTGGTGGAGCGGATGCGGGAATTCGACCCCGCGAGGCACCTGTGCAACTACCTCCTTGACCGTGACAACGCCGCGGGACTGGCCAGGGGAATCACCCGCGTCATCTCTGAATCCATCGATTTTTTGGAGGACGAGCGTGTCAGCAAGGTGGTGAGCGCTGCGCTGGGGGATCGGATCGACAGGTTCGACGCGGCGACCTCGGCTGCGAACCTCTTCGATAGTCTGAGGAAGGATAGCAGGCATCAGGTGGTGCTCGACGAGCTCTTGAAGCGCCTGGGGGGCTGGCTGGCGACACCGGAGTCGCAGGAGAAGGTGGCAGTGGCCCTGGACAACTGGGTGGACGCGGAGTATCCGCTTTTGAGCAAGTTCATCCCGAACCGTCCCCAGTTCTCCCGGAACGCCGGTGAGAAGATCGTCAAGAAGGTGAGCGGGTTCCTCGATGCAGTGAACGCGGACCCGACCCACGAGCTGCGGCACGAATTCGACCGGGCCGTGAGCGACTTCATCGTGAGGCTCAGGCACGACGAAGGGATGCGGGAAAAGGTAGCGGAGCTGAAGCGGGAACTGGTTGATAACCAGCAACTCTCCCACTACGCGAAGGGTTTGGTCAGCGACCTGAAGAACTGGATGGTGCAGGACCTGGACCGGGAGCACTCGAGCATCCAGAAAAAGATCGCCGACGCGGCAGTGGCGCTGGGGAACACCCTTTCCCAATGCGGCGAACTGGGGGATTCCATCAATGAGCACCTGGAAGGGGTGGTGAGAAAGTACGCGGGCGATCTGAGGAGCGGCCTTGCCAGACACATCTCCGGGACCGTGAAGGAGTGGGAAAACGAGGAGTTCATCAACGAGATCGAGCTCAGCATCGGGTCCGATCTGCAGTTCATCAGGATGAACGGGACGCTGGTGGGCGGCATGATCGGTATCCTCCTGCACGCGGCGTCGCTGGTCATTGGATAG
- a CDS encoding 4Fe-4S dicluster domain-containing protein, whose product MGKIVIDEMRCKGCGICTIACPKKLIRLCEKVNIQGYAPAEAPNQEQCTGCALCAEICPDVAITVFK is encoded by the coding sequence ATGGGGAAAATTGTAATAGACGAAATGCGTTGCAAAGGTTGCGGTATCTGCACCATTGCTTGCCCGAAGAAGCTGATCAGGCTGTGCGAAAAGGTCAATATCCAGGGTTATGCACCGGCTGAAGCTCCCAATCAGGAGCAGTGCACCGGTTGCGCTCTCTGCGCCGAAATCTGTCCCGATGTTGCCATAACTGTCTTCAAGTAA
- a CDS encoding YncE family protein produces the protein MTKSYKRDGQQYLYFSQKTGDSVCVMDIGKNKPKLVETIKVGVQPASLVTNRSKTRLYVINRGSDSVSIVDTTTAPMETVATLSLGAVPYAIAVDPEQTRAFVSCGPMDAGTIKIIDLTVNPPVLVNTTPVRGLLFHGMAVSPDSKRLFVAGGPKDDTINDSLSVYDITASAPVLIATVEGQNESPEFVYVNPTGSYAIASFRQGGINVFDAAATPPVLLSTVGSGEVNGSALSPDGHLLLMGYAEPAGGEGNFAIYDVSSIPPGTGLFFTNAYPPGPMTFSADGARLYMMSGNELVMFDMTMHPPQVTGHVAVTGPAGGITI, from the coding sequence ATGACCAAGTCCTACAAAAGAGACGGTCAGCAGTATCTCTACTTCTCCCAGAAAACAGGCGACAGCGTGTGCGTCATGGACATCGGCAAAAACAAACCCAAGCTGGTTGAGACGATCAAGGTGGGTGTGCAGCCGGCAAGTCTGGTCACCAACAGGAGCAAGACGCGCCTCTACGTGATCAATAGAGGCTCAGACAGCGTCAGCATAGTAGACACGACGACCGCCCCCATGGAGACCGTGGCCACCCTGTCCCTGGGGGCGGTACCCTACGCGATAGCGGTCGACCCCGAACAGACGAGGGCTTTCGTCAGCTGCGGTCCCATGGACGCGGGAACCATCAAGATCATCGACCTCACCGTGAACCCGCCTGTACTGGTAAACACCACACCAGTGCGCGGCCTGCTGTTCCACGGCATGGCGGTGTCGCCAGATAGCAAACGCCTGTTCGTGGCCGGCGGTCCCAAGGATGACACCATCAACGACAGCCTCTCGGTCTATGACATCACCGCCAGCGCACCGGTCCTGATCGCTACGGTAGAGGGTCAAAACGAGAGCCCCGAATTCGTCTACGTCAATCCGACGGGATCCTACGCCATCGCGAGTTTCAGGCAGGGGGGCATAAACGTCTTCGATGCGGCAGCCACCCCTCCGGTACTGCTGTCGACGGTGGGAAGCGGCGAGGTCAACGGCTCCGCGCTCAGCCCGGATGGACACCTGCTGCTCATGGGGTACGCCGAACCTGCCGGGGGAGAGGGTAACTTTGCCATCTATGACGTTTCGTCCATCCCCCCCGGCACCGGCCTCTTCTTCACCAACGCCTACCCTCCCGGGCCGATGACCTTCAGCGCGGACGGGGCGCGGCTGTACATGATGAGCGGCAACGAGCTGGTGATGTTCGACATGACCATGCACCCTCCCCAGGTGACCGGCCATGTCGCCGTCACCGGACCAGCGGGGGGGATTACCATTTAG
- a CDS encoding MucR family transcriptional regulator yields MASSLLELTASIVSSHASVTEMSGDDLLLELQKVHGALQKLEVETGEGVERGEGKGPAVTLKKAFQPDQISCMLCGKSGMKTLARHLAQVHGIKPGEYRKQFGIPSNQALTAKNFSEARRRMAQEKGLADNLAKARAVRAAKLAAKGGAEKKPAKTPRVPKQKQQMSA; encoded by the coding sequence ATGGCATCATCACTGCTCGAATTGACGGCAAGCATTGTCTCATCACATGCCTCGGTTACAGAGATGTCAGGCGACGATTTGCTTCTTGAGCTGCAGAAGGTGCATGGCGCCCTGCAGAAGCTAGAAGTGGAAACTGGCGAGGGGGTGGAACGGGGTGAGGGCAAAGGTCCGGCCGTCACCCTGAAGAAGGCCTTCCAGCCAGACCAGATAAGCTGCATGCTCTGCGGCAAGAGCGGCATGAAGACACTTGCGCGCCACCTGGCCCAGGTCCACGGGATAAAGCCCGGTGAATACCGCAAACAGTTCGGTATCCCCAGCAACCAGGCCCTGACCGCAAAGAATTTCTCCGAGGCGCGCAGAAGGATGGCGCAGGAGAAGGGGCTTGCGGACAACCTCGCCAAGGCACGCGCCGTGCGGGCGGCAAAACTGGCCGCCAAGGGCGGTGCCGAAAAAAAGCCCGCGAAGACGCCGCGCGTGCCGAAACAAAAGCAGCAGATGAGCGCGTAG
- a CDS encoding thiamine pyrophosphate-dependent enzyme, producing MQQVFKRPQSLKDVQTHFCPGCHHGTIHRLVADAMDLYGVQEQTIGVASVGCSVFLYGYFDIDVVEAPHGRAPAVATGVKRAKPGSFVFTYQGDGDLAAIGTAEIIHAANRGEDITVVFVNNTTYGMTGGQMAPTTLVGQKTSTSPYGRDKSKDGSPIRMAELLAQLGGVAYSARVAVDSPKHVLEAKKVIREAFGYQAQGKGFSFVEVLSACPTNWGMNPLKANARIGEEMIPYFPLGVFKKEE from the coding sequence ATGCAACAGGTTTTCAAAAGACCGCAAAGTTTGAAGGACGTGCAGACCCATTTCTGCCCCGGCTGCCACCACGGCACCATCCATCGGCTGGTGGCCGACGCCATGGACCTTTACGGGGTGCAGGAACAGACCATAGGTGTCGCGTCGGTCGGCTGCTCCGTCTTTCTGTACGGCTATTTCGATATCGACGTGGTGGAGGCTCCTCACGGCAGGGCTCCCGCCGTGGCCACGGGCGTCAAGCGCGCCAAGCCCGGCAGCTTCGTCTTCACCTACCAGGGTGACGGCGACCTGGCCGCCATCGGCACCGCCGAGATCATCCACGCCGCCAACCGCGGCGAGGACATCACCGTCGTCTTCGTGAACAACACCACCTACGGCATGACCGGCGGCCAGATGGCTCCGACCACCCTGGTGGGGCAGAAGACGTCCACCTCCCCCTACGGCAGGGACAAGTCCAAGGACGGCTCCCCCATAAGGATGGCGGAACTGCTGGCTCAACTGGGTGGCGTTGCCTACTCCGCGCGGGTCGCGGTCGATTCACCCAAGCACGTACTGGAGGCCAAGAAGGTGATCCGCGAGGCGTTTGGCTACCAGGCCCAGGGGAAGGGATTCTCCTTCGTCGAAGTGTTGTCCGCCTGCCCGACCAACTGGGGGATGAACCCCCTCAAGGCCAATGCGAGGATCGGGGAGGAGATGATCCCCTACTTCCCGCTGGGCGTGTTCAAGAAGGAAGAGTAG
- a CDS encoding 3-methyl-2-oxobutanoate dehydrogenase subunit VorB, producing MSKRLFVKGNEAAAMGAVEAGCRYYFGYPITPQSDIPEYLSRELPGLNGEFIQAESEIGAINMLLGASATGVRAMTSSSSPGISLKQEGISYMAGAELPGVIINISRSGPGLGGIDASQSDYFQCVKGGGHGGYHIPVLAPNSVQEMYDLTMHAFDLADLYRTPVMLLGDSVIGQMKEALVPNPRPVRELPAKGWAVRGKSGAEQRVVKSLFLGDGELEAHNWHLHAKYKVMKEKECISEEYETADARLIVVGFGSVSRIAHTAVTMARAEGMKVGLFRPVTLFPFPEKALEEAAGRAGKVLVVELNTGQMVEDVRLSVGAAAQVSFYGRPPGAGSLPSPEELLEVIRKNYGETAR from the coding sequence TTGTCTAAACGGCTTTTTGTTAAGGGTAACGAGGCTGCCGCCATGGGCGCGGTCGAAGCCGGCTGCCGCTACTACTTCGGTTATCCCATCACCCCGCAAAGCGATATTCCCGAATACCTTTCGCGCGAGCTCCCCGGGCTGAACGGCGAGTTCATCCAGGCCGAGAGCGAGATCGGGGCCATCAACATGCTCCTTGGGGCCTCCGCCACCGGTGTGCGCGCCATGACCTCCTCCTCGAGCCCCGGCATCTCCCTGAAGCAGGAGGGGATCTCCTACATGGCCGGAGCCGAGCTCCCCGGCGTCATCATCAACATCTCCCGTTCCGGTCCCGGGCTTGGCGGCATCGACGCCTCCCAGTCGGACTACTTCCAATGCGTGAAAGGTGGCGGCCACGGCGGTTATCACATCCCGGTCCTCGCCCCCAACTCGGTGCAGGAGATGTACGACCTCACCATGCACGCCTTCGACCTCGCCGACCTGTACCGCACCCCGGTCATGCTCCTGGGGGATTCCGTGATCGGCCAGATGAAAGAGGCGCTCGTTCCGAACCCGCGCCCGGTGCGCGAGCTCCCGGCCAAGGGATGGGCGGTGCGCGGCAAGAGCGGTGCGGAGCAGCGCGTGGTCAAGTCCCTGTTCCTGGGTGACGGCGAGCTCGAGGCCCACAACTGGCACCTGCACGCAAAGTACAAGGTGATGAAGGAGAAGGAGTGCATCTCGGAGGAGTACGAGACCGCGGACGCACGCCTCATCGTCGTCGGCTTCGGTTCCGTCTCCAGGATCGCCCACACCGCCGTGACCATGGCGCGGGCGGAGGGGATGAAGGTGGGGCTGTTCCGTCCGGTCACCCTGTTCCCGTTCCCCGAGAAGGCGCTGGAGGAAGCGGCGGGGCGGGCCGGCAAGGTGCTGGTCGTCGAGCTCAACACCGGACAGATGGTCGAGGACGTCCGTCTCAGCGTAGGCGCAGCCGCCCAGGTCTCCTTCTACGGCAGGCCGCCGGGAGCGGGCTCCCTCCCGTCGCCGGAGGAGCTGCTCGAAGTGATCAGGAAGAACTACGGCGAGACGGCGCGCTAG